A DNA window from Pseudomonas wuhanensis contains the following coding sequences:
- a CDS encoding ribbon-helix-helix domain-containing protein: protein MVHEDRRDEGRVGPLKDVRIDLLVSEFDMGLAQPLSRSVRLNGFATCLRLEQVYWDILGDMAKVNRCSVSTLLSHVDREVHLRHGGVKNFTGLVRVVCVVHSLKEGNCLAMA from the coding sequence ATGGTTCATGAAGACAGGCGAGACGAGGGGAGGGTCGGTCCACTCAAGGACGTAAGGATTGATTTATTAGTCAGCGAATTCGATATGGGCCTGGCCCAGCCATTATCCCGGTCAGTGCGTTTGAATGGCTTTGCCACCTGTTTGCGGCTTGAGCAGGTCTATTGGGATATTTTGGGTGATATGGCCAAGGTCAATCGCTGCTCGGTCAGTACGCTGTTGTCCCACGTGGATCGCGAAGTGCATTTGCGTCATGGCGGTGTGAAGAACTTCACCGGGCTGGTGCGGGTTGTCTGCGTCGTGCACAGCTTGAAGGAGGGAAATTGCCTCGCCATGGCTTAG
- a CDS encoding FmdB family zinc ribbon protein, which yields MPMYDYQCASCGHQLEAIQKISAAPLVDCPACQAPELKKMLSMPGFRLSGTGWYETDFKTGSKKNLAGGDKAD from the coding sequence ATGCCGATGTACGACTATCAATGTGCTTCCTGTGGTCATCAGTTGGAAGCCATTCAAAAGATCAGCGCAGCACCGTTGGTCGACTGCCCTGCCTGCCAGGCGCCAGAGCTTAAAAAGATGCTGTCCATGCCGGGCTTCCGCCTCAGCGGCACCGGCTGGTACGAAACCGACTTCAAGACCGGTTCCAAGAAAAATCTGGCCGGTGGCGACAAAGCTGACTAG
- the aspS gene encoding aspartate--tRNA ligase, whose translation MMRSHYCGQLNESLEGQEITLCGWVHRRRDHGGVIFLDIRDRDGLAQVVFDPDRAESFAAADRVRSEYVVKITGKVRLRPAGATNANMASGMIEVLGYELEVLNEAETPPFPLNEFSDVGEETRLRYRFLDLRRPEMLEKLRLRSRMTTSIRRFLDENGFLDVETPILTRATPEGARDYLVPSRTHAGSFFALPQSPQLFKQLLMVAGFDRYYQIAKCFRDEDLRADRQPEFTQIDIETSFLDEKEIMGITEQMIRNLFKEVLGLEFGDFPHMTFEEAMRRYGSDKPDLRNPLELVDVADQLKEVDFKVFSGPANDPKCRVAALRVPGAASMPRSKIDDYTKFVGIYGAKGLAYIKVNERAKGVEGLQSPIVKNIPEANLNVILDRVGAVDGDIVFFGADKAKIVSEALGALRIKVGHDLSLLTCEWAPMWVVDFPMFEENDDGSFTALHHPFTAPKCTPEELEASPATALSRAYDMVLNGTELGGGSIRIHRKEMQQSVFRLLGISEAEQEEKFGFLLDALKYGAPPHGGLAFGLDRLVMLMTGAQSIREVIAFPKTQSAACVMTQAPGLVDAKALRELHIRLRETPKAE comes from the coding sequence ATGATGCGCAGCCATTATTGCGGCCAACTGAACGAAAGCCTGGAAGGCCAGGAAATTACCCTTTGCGGATGGGTCCACCGTCGTCGTGACCACGGTGGGGTGATTTTCCTCGATATCCGTGATCGTGACGGTCTGGCCCAGGTGGTGTTCGACCCGGACCGCGCTGAATCCTTCGCCGCCGCCGATCGCGTACGCAGCGAATACGTGGTCAAGATCACCGGCAAGGTTCGCCTGCGTCCGGCCGGTGCCACTAACGCCAACATGGCGTCGGGCATGATCGAAGTGCTGGGCTACGAGCTGGAAGTATTGAACGAAGCGGAAACCCCGCCGTTCCCGCTCAACGAGTTCTCCGACGTCGGCGAAGAAACCCGCCTGCGTTATCGCTTCCTCGACCTGCGTCGCCCGGAAATGCTCGAGAAGCTGCGTCTGCGTTCGCGCATGACCACCAGCATCCGTCGCTTCCTGGACGAGAACGGCTTCCTCGATGTCGAGACGCCGATTCTGACTCGCGCCACGCCAGAAGGCGCTCGCGACTACCTGGTGCCGAGCCGTACTCACGCAGGTAGCTTCTTCGCCTTGCCGCAATCGCCACAGCTGTTCAAGCAGCTGCTGATGGTCGCCGGCTTCGACCGTTACTACCAGATCGCCAAGTGCTTCCGCGACGAAGATCTGCGCGCCGACCGTCAGCCGGAGTTCACCCAGATCGACATCGAGACCAGCTTCCTCGATGAAAAAGAGATCATGGGCATCACCGAACAAATGATCCGCAACCTGTTCAAGGAAGTGCTGGGTCTGGAATTCGGCGACTTCCCGCACATGACTTTTGAAGAGGCCATGCGTCGTTACGGTTCCGACAAGCCGGACCTGCGTAACCCGCTGGAACTGGTTGACGTTGCCGATCAACTGAAAGAAGTCGACTTCAAGGTGTTCAGTGGTCCTGCCAACGACCCGAAATGCCGCGTTGCCGCTCTGCGCGTTCCAGGCGCAGCAAGCATGCCGCGCAGCAAGATCGACGACTACACCAAGTTCGTCGGCATCTACGGTGCCAAGGGCCTGGCGTACATCAAGGTCAACGAGCGCGCCAAAGGCGTCGAAGGTCTGCAGTCGCCAATCGTCAAGAACATCCCGGAGGCCAACCTCAACGTGATCCTGGATCGCGTCGGTGCGGTCGATGGCGACATCGTGTTCTTCGGTGCCGACAAAGCCAAGATCGTCAGCGAAGCCCTGGGCGCGCTGCGGATCAAGGTTGGTCACGACCTGAGCCTGCTGACCTGCGAATGGGCCCCGATGTGGGTCGTCGACTTCCCGATGTTCGAAGAGAACGACGACGGCAGCTTCACCGCCTTGCACCACCCGTTCACCGCGCCGAAGTGCACCCCGGAAGAACTGGAAGCCAGTCCGGCAACCGCGCTGTCCCGTGCCTACGACATGGTCCTGAACGGCACCGAGCTGGGTGGCGGTTCGATCCGTATCCACCGCAAGGAAATGCAACAGTCGGTGTTCCGTCTGCTGGGTATCAGCGAAGCGGAACAGGAAGAGAAATTCGGCTTCCTGCTCGACGCCCTGAAATACGGCGCGCCGCCGCACGGTGGTCTGGCCTTCGGTCTGGACCGTCTGGTGATGCTGATGACCGGCGCCCAGTCGATCCGTGAAGTGATCGCCTTCCCGAAAACCCAGAGCGCTGCCTGCGTCATGACTCAGGCACCGGGTCTGGTGGATGCCAAGGCATTGCGCGAACTGCACATTCGACTGCGCGAAACGCCTAAAGCTGAGTAA
- a CDS encoding YebC/PmpR family DNA-binding transcriptional regulator, with protein MAGHSKWANIKHRKERQDAKKGKIFTKWIRELTVAARQGGADPGSNPRLRLALDKALGANMSRDIIDRAVARGAGAADTDDMVELTYEGYGPGGVAVMVECMTDNRNRTAAAVRHAFSKCGGNLGTDGSVAYLFERKGQISFAPGVDEDALMEAAMEADADDVVTHEDGSIDVFTSFAGFYSVRNALEAAGFKGDDAEIVMLPTTSAELDLEGAERVLKLIDMLEDLDDVQNVYSNADIPESVAAQLG; from the coding sequence ATGGCGGGTCATTCCAAGTGGGCGAACATCAAGCACCGCAAAGAACGTCAGGATGCCAAGAAGGGCAAGATTTTCACCAAGTGGATTCGTGAACTGACGGTTGCTGCTCGTCAGGGCGGCGCTGATCCGGGCTCCAACCCGCGTTTGCGTCTGGCGCTGGATAAAGCGCTGGGTGCGAACATGAGCCGCGACATCATCGACCGCGCGGTTGCTCGTGGTGCCGGTGCTGCCGATACCGACGACATGGTCGAGCTGACCTACGAAGGTTACGGCCCGGGCGGTGTGGCGGTGATGGTTGAATGCATGACCGACAACCGCAACCGCACCGCAGCGGCTGTTCGCCATGCGTTCAGCAAGTGCGGCGGTAACCTTGGCACCGACGGTTCGGTGGCCTACCTGTTCGAGCGCAAGGGGCAGATTTCCTTCGCGCCAGGCGTGGATGAGGATGCGCTGATGGAAGCGGCCATGGAAGCCGACGCCGATGACGTGGTGACTCACGAGGACGGTTCGATCGACGTCTTCACCTCGTTCGCCGGCTTCTATTCCGTGCGCAACGCTTTGGAGGCCGCAGGCTTCAAGGGCGATGACGCGGAAATCGTCATGCTGCCGACCACCAGTGCCGAACTGGACCTGGAAGGCGCCGAGAGAGTTTTGAAGCTGATCGACATGCTTGAAGACCTGGACGACGTGCAAAACGTGTATTCCAACGCCGACATTCCGGAGTCGGTGGCCGCACAGCTCGGATAA
- the ruvC gene encoding crossover junction endodeoxyribonuclease RuvC has product MTLILGIDPGSRITGYGVVRDTGRGCVYVASGCIRTGSGELHERLQIVYRGVREVIQTYGPVTMGIEKVFMARNADSALKLGQARGAAIVAGAEESLEIAEYTATQVKQAVTGTGGANKEQVQMMVMHMLKLTSKPQIDASDALAIAICHAHTRSSLLPHGLGTARSRGGRLRL; this is encoded by the coding sequence ATGACTTTAATTCTTGGAATCGACCCCGGTTCGCGTATCACCGGTTATGGCGTGGTACGTGATACCGGGCGTGGCTGCGTGTACGTGGCGTCGGGCTGCATTCGCACGGGCTCCGGCGAGCTGCATGAGCGCCTGCAAATCGTCTATCGGGGCGTGCGTGAAGTGATCCAGACCTACGGCCCGGTGACCATGGGCATCGAAAAAGTCTTCATGGCGCGCAATGCCGATTCCGCCCTCAAACTCGGCCAGGCCCGTGGCGCAGCCATTGTGGCCGGTGCCGAGGAAAGCCTGGAAATCGCCGAATACACCGCGACCCAGGTCAAGCAGGCGGTGACCGGCACCGGCGGGGCGAACAAGGAACAGGTGCAAATGATGGTCATGCACATGCTGAAATTGACCAGCAAGCCGCAAATCGATGCTTCGGATGCCCTGGCCATCGCGATTTGCCACGCTCACACCCGGTCCAGCCTGTTGCCTCATGGTCTGGGTACGGCACGCAGTCGTGGCGGGCGCCTGCGTCTCTGA
- the ruvA gene encoding Holliday junction branch migration protein RuvA, which produces MIGRLRGTLAEKQPPHLILDVNGLGYELEVPMTTLYRLPSVGEPLTLHTHLVVREDAQLLYGFFGKRERDFFRELIRLNGVGPKLALALMSSLEVDELVRCVQSQDTSALTKVPGVGKKTAERLLVELKDRFKAWETVPAMFALVPNQPGGPDAPPVATAENDAVSALISLGYKPQEASKAISAIKEKGLSSEDMIRRALKGMI; this is translated from the coding sequence GTGATTGGACGCTTGCGCGGCACTTTGGCTGAGAAACAGCCGCCGCACCTGATTCTGGATGTAAACGGTCTGGGGTATGAGCTGGAAGTACCCATGACCACGCTGTATCGCTTGCCGTCGGTCGGTGAACCGCTGACCCTGCACACCCATTTGGTCGTACGCGAAGACGCGCAGTTACTCTATGGCTTCTTTGGCAAGCGCGAGCGAGACTTTTTTCGCGAGCTGATCCGTCTCAATGGTGTGGGGCCGAAACTGGCGCTGGCCTTGATGTCGAGCCTGGAGGTCGACGAACTGGTTCGTTGCGTGCAGTCTCAGGACACTTCGGCGCTGACCAAGGTGCCGGGCGTGGGCAAGAAGACGGCCGAGCGTTTGTTGGTGGAACTCAAGGATCGCTTCAAGGCTTGGGAAACCGTGCCGGCGATGTTCGCGTTGGTGCCAAACCAGCCGGGTGGGCCAGATGCGCCTCCGGTCGCCACCGCCGAAAATGACGCGGTCAGCGCGCTGATTTCCCTGGGTTACAAGCCGCAGGAGGCCAGCAAGGCGATTTCCGCGATCAAGGAGAAAGGTTTGAGCAGTGAAGACATGATTCGTCGTGCCCTTAAGGGAATGATCTAA
- the ruvB gene encoding Holliday junction branch migration DNA helicase RuvB has translation MIEADRLIAATGGPRDREEVQDRAIRPVSLAEYIGQPTVREQMELFIQAARGRNESLDHTLIFGPPGLGKTTLANIIAQEMGVSIKSTSGPVLERPGDLAALLTNLEPHDVLFIDEIHRLSPIVEEVLYPAMEDFQLDIMIGEGPAARSIKLDLPPFTLVGATTRAGMLTNPLRDRFGIVQRLEFYNTADLATIVSRSANILGLPLDPEGAFEIARRARGTPRIANRLLRRVRDFAEVRAKGHITKPIADLALNLLDVDERGFDHQDRRLLLTMIEKFDGGPVGVDSLAAAISEERHTIEDVLEPYLIQQGYIMRTPRGRVVTRHAYLHFGLNIPSRLGEMPVVDEFLDAVDD, from the coding sequence GTGATTGAAGCTGATCGTCTGATCGCCGCCACGGGTGGTCCCCGTGACCGCGAGGAAGTCCAGGATCGGGCGATTCGCCCCGTCAGCCTGGCCGAATACATTGGCCAGCCGACCGTTCGCGAGCAAATGGAGTTGTTCATCCAGGCCGCGCGCGGGCGCAATGAATCGCTGGACCACACGCTGATTTTCGGCCCGCCGGGCCTGGGTAAAACCACCCTGGCCAATATCATTGCCCAGGAAATGGGCGTGTCGATCAAAAGCACCTCGGGGCCGGTTCTCGAGCGTCCGGGTGATCTGGCGGCGTTGCTGACCAACCTTGAACCGCACGACGTGCTGTTCATCGACGAGATCCATCGGTTGTCGCCGATCGTCGAAGAAGTGCTGTACCCGGCCATGGAGGATTTCCAGCTCGACATCATGATCGGCGAAGGGCCGGCCGCGCGCTCGATCAAACTCGATCTGCCGCCGTTCACCCTGGTCGGCGCAACCACCCGTGCCGGCATGCTGACCAACCCGTTGCGCGACCGTTTCGGGATCGTCCAGCGTCTGGAGTTCTACAACACCGCTGACCTGGCAACGATTGTCAGCCGTTCGGCGAACATTCTCGGTTTGCCGCTGGACCCGGAAGGCGCCTTCGAAATCGCCCGCCGTGCCCGTGGCACGCCGCGGATCGCCAACCGCTTGCTGCGTCGGGTCCGGGATTTCGCCGAGGTTCGCGCCAAGGGTCACATCACCAAGCCGATCGCCGACCTGGCCTTGAACCTGCTGGATGTCGACGAGCGTGGCTTCGACCATCAGGACCGACGCCTGCTGCTGACCATGATCGAGAAGTTCGACGGTGGGCCGGTGGGTGTAGACAGTCTGGCGGCGGCGATCAGCGAAGAGCGTCACACCATTGAAGACGTGCTGGAGCCGTATCTGATCCAGCAGGGCTATATCATGCGCACTCCGCGGGGGCGGGTGGTCACTCGGCATGCGTACCTGCACTTCGGTTTAAACATCCCGTCACGATTAGGCGAGATGCCCGTGGTAGACGAGTTCCTCGATGCCGTGGACGATTAG
- the ybgC gene encoding tol-pal system-associated acyl-CoA thioesterase produces the protein MRAQNGLEPFAHRCRVYYEDTDAGGIVYYVNYLKFMERARTERLRELGFAQSALAGEDLLFVVHSSEARYHAPARLDDELLVSAEVIELNRVSLRFKQQVRRATDNVLLCEGQFLVACVRTNSLKPRAIPEALRAAFADVSGAGTHSKQEIKRGS, from the coding sequence ATGCGCGCGCAAAACGGGCTTGAGCCGTTCGCACATCGTTGTCGCGTTTATTACGAGGACACCGATGCGGGCGGCATCGTGTATTACGTCAATTACCTCAAGTTTATGGAACGGGCTCGAACCGAGCGGCTCCGGGAGCTGGGCTTTGCCCAGTCGGCGCTGGCAGGGGAGGACCTGTTGTTCGTCGTGCATTCCAGCGAAGCGCGTTACCACGCGCCGGCGCGACTGGACGACGAACTGCTGGTAAGCGCTGAAGTAATTGAATTGAACCGGGTCAGCCTGCGCTTCAAACAGCAGGTCAGGCGAGCTACGGATAATGTGCTGCTCTGCGAAGGGCAGTTTCTGGTGGCCTGTGTGCGCACCAACAGTTTGAAACCCCGGGCCATTCCCGAAGCTCTACGTGCGGCCTTTGCCGACGTGAGCGGCGCGGGTACACACTCAAAGCAGGAGATAAAGCGTGGAAGCTAA
- the tolQ gene encoding protein TolQ, giving the protein MEANVVDHSSMWSLVSNASIVVQLVMLILVAASVTSWIMIFQRSNLLRAGRRALESFEERFWSGIDLSKLYRQAGSNPDPDSGVEQIFRAGFKEFSRLRQQSGVDPEAVMEGVARAMRVAISREEEKLEQSLPFLATVGSVSPYIGLFGTVWGIMNSFRGLATAQQATLATVAPGIAEALIATAIGLFAAIPAVIAYNRFAARSETLLGRYYTFADEFQAILHRKVHTSEE; this is encoded by the coding sequence GTGGAAGCTAACGTCGTCGACCATTCCTCCATGTGGAGCCTGGTCAGCAATGCCAGTATCGTGGTGCAACTGGTAATGCTGATCCTGGTAGCCGCATCGGTGACCTCATGGATCATGATCTTTCAGCGCAGCAACTTGCTGCGCGCCGGTCGACGTGCCCTGGAGAGCTTTGAAGAGCGCTTCTGGTCCGGTATCGACCTGTCCAAGCTCTACCGTCAGGCCGGCAGCAACCCTGATCCGGATTCGGGCGTCGAGCAGATCTTCCGTGCCGGTTTCAAGGAATTCTCCCGTCTGCGTCAGCAGTCAGGCGTTGACCCGGAAGCGGTCATGGAAGGCGTGGCGCGTGCCATGCGCGTGGCCATTTCCCGCGAAGAGGAAAAACTCGAGCAGAGCCTGCCGTTCCTCGCCACCGTCGGTTCCGTCAGCCCATACATCGGTCTGTTCGGTACGGTCTGGGGCATCATGAACTCCTTCCGTGGTCTGGCAACTGCCCAGCAAGCGACCCTGGCCACTGTGGCCCCTGGTATTGCCGAAGCACTGATTGCTACCGCGATCGGTCTGTTCGCCGCCATCCCGGCCGTTATCGCCTACAACCGTTTTGCTGCCCGCAGCGAAACCCTGCTGGGCCGCTACTACACCTTCGCCGACGAATTCCAGGCGATCCTGCACCGCAAAGTGCACACCAGCGAAGAATAA
- the tolR gene encoding protein TolR, with the protein MARARKKRKPVAEMNVVPYIDVMLVLLVIFMVTAPMLNQGVKVDLPKVSSEALPQDNNTQVLTISIKSDKTYYWNLGSEVDTEKQQDKAMTLPQMTDAVTKIIRAGTEGGKRTQVFIRGDKTVDYGSVMGAMGGLQKAGVGNVGLITEAP; encoded by the coding sequence ATCGCTCGAGCTCGCAAAAAGCGCAAGCCGGTTGCCGAGATGAACGTGGTGCCTTACATCGACGTGATGCTGGTACTGCTGGTCATCTTCATGGTGACCGCGCCGATGCTCAATCAGGGCGTGAAAGTTGATCTGCCCAAGGTTTCCAGCGAAGCCTTGCCGCAGGACAACAACACTCAGGTCCTGACCATTTCGATCAAGTCTGACAAGACCTACTACTGGAACCTTGGCAGCGAAGTCGACACCGAAAAGCAGCAGGACAAGGCCATGACCTTGCCGCAAATGACCGACGCGGTGACCAAGATCATTCGCGCCGGTACTGAAGGCGGCAAGCGTACCCAGGTATTCATTCGCGGCGACAAGACTGTCGATTACGGCTCCGTCATGGGCGCGATGGGCGGGTTGCAGAAGGCCGGGGTCGGTAATGTTGGCTTGATTACCGAGGCACCCTGA
- the tolA gene encoding cell envelope integrity protein TolA, translating into MQQMREPSASESYFWPSVWAIVLHVLVFGMLFVSFAFTPELPPAKPIVQATLYQLKSKSRATTQTNQKIAGEAQKSAARQTEVEQMEQKKIEQEAIKAAEQKKEDAAQKAEESKKADETKKAEEAKKADEAKKADEAKKTAEAKKAEEKQLADIAKKKSEEEAKKAAEEEAKKAAAEEAKKKIVEDAKKKAAEDAKKKSEAEEAKKKVAEDAKKKAAADAAKKKSQEAARKSVEDKKAQALADLLSDTPQRQQALADEQGDEVAGNFDDLIRSRASEGWAQPPSARKGMKVILQINMLPDGTISGVSVARSSGDVPFDSSAVAAVKNIGRLTEMQGLKPADFAPYRSFKMTFTPEDLAL; encoded by the coding sequence ATGCAGCAAATGCGAGAGCCGTCCGCCTCGGAAAGCTACTTCTGGCCTAGTGTCTGGGCGATTGTCTTGCACGTGCTGGTTTTTGGCATGCTGTTCGTCAGTTTCGCCTTCACACCGGAGCTGCCGCCGGCCAAGCCGATCGTCCAGGCGACCCTGTACCAGCTGAAATCGAAAAGTCGGGCGACCACCCAGACCAATCAGAAGATTGCGGGTGAAGCGCAGAAATCTGCTGCGCGCCAGACCGAAGTCGAACAGATGGAACAGAAAAAGATCGAACAGGAAGCGATCAAGGCCGCGGAACAAAAGAAGGAAGATGCGGCTCAAAAAGCCGAAGAATCCAAGAAGGCCGACGAGACGAAGAAAGCGGAAGAGGCAAAAAAGGCTGATGAAGCCAAGAAAGCCGATGAAGCGAAGAAGACCGCCGAAGCCAAAAAGGCCGAAGAGAAACAATTGGCTGATATAGCCAAGAAGAAATCTGAAGAAGAAGCCAAGAAAGCTGCTGAAGAAGAGGCCAAGAAAGCGGCCGCTGAAGAAGCGAAGAAAAAGATCGTCGAAGACGCGAAGAAGAAAGCCGCCGAAGACGCCAAGAAGAAATCTGAAGCTGAAGAGGCGAAGAAGAAAGTCGCCGAAGACGCGAAGAAGAAAGCTGCTGCCGATGCCGCGAAGAAAAAATCGCAGGAAGCGGCACGTAAATCCGTCGAAGACAAAAAGGCCCAGGCCCTGGCAGATTTGCTTTCCGACACGCCGCAGCGTCAGCAGGCCTTGGCCGATGAGCAGGGTGACGAAGTCGCCGGCAACTTCGATGACCTGATTCGTTCGCGTGCTTCTGAAGGTTGGGCGCAGCCACCGTCGGCCCGCAAGGGCATGAAAGTGATCCTGCAAATCAACATGCTGCCTGACGGAACGATCTCCGGTGTATCGGTTGCCCGTTCCAGTGGGGATGTGCCGTTCGACAGTTCAGCGGTAGCGGCGGTAAAAAATATTGGTCGATTGACCGAAATGCAGGGTCTGAAGCCAGCTGATTTCGCACCCTATCGTTCATTCAAGATGACATTCACACCTGAGGATCTAGCCTTGTGA
- the tolB gene encoding Tol-Pal system beta propeller repeat protein TolB, whose amino-acid sequence MFCFAGLATADEKNILVSSGSSQATPIAVVPFGFQGGSVLPDDMAEIIGNDLRNSGYYAPIPKQNMISQPSQASEIIFRDWKAVGAQYIMVGSIVPAGGRLQVQYALFNVATEQQVLTGSVSGGVDQLRDMAHYISDQSFEKLTGIKGAFSTRLLYVTAERFSEKNTRYTLQRSDYDGARAVTLLQSREPILSPRFAPDGKRIAYVSFEQKRPRIFMQNIDTGRREQITNFEGLNGAPAWSPDGQRLAFVLSKDGNPDIYVMNLGSRQISRVTNGQGINTEPFWGKDGSTIYFTSDRGGKPQIYKTSASGGGAERVTFIGNYNANPKLSADEKTLVMIHRQEGFTNFKVAAQDLQRGSVKILTDSTLDESPTVAPNGTMVIYATRQQGRGVLMLVSINGRVRLPLPTAQGEVREPSWSPYLN is encoded by the coding sequence ATGTTCTGCTTTGCAGGACTGGCCACGGCAGATGAAAAAAATATCCTGGTCAGCAGTGGTAGCTCCCAGGCAACTCCAATTGCCGTAGTGCCATTCGGTTTCCAGGGCGGCAGCGTGCTGCCGGATGACATGGCCGAAATCATCGGTAACGACCTGCGTAACTCGGGTTACTACGCACCGATTCCAAAGCAGAACATGATCAGCCAGCCAAGCCAGGCGAGCGAAATCATTTTCCGTGACTGGAAGGCTGTTGGCGCCCAGTACATTATGGTCGGCAGCATCGTTCCAGCGGGCGGTCGCCTGCAGGTTCAATACGCACTGTTCAACGTTGCCACCGAGCAGCAAGTGCTGACCGGCAGCGTGTCGGGCGGCGTCGATCAACTGCGCGACATGGCGCACTACATCTCCGACCAGTCGTTCGAGAAACTCACCGGTATCAAAGGTGCGTTCTCGACTCGCCTGCTGTACGTGACGGCCGAGCGGTTCTCCGAGAAGAACACTCGCTACACGCTGCAACGTTCGGACTATGACGGTGCCCGTGCCGTGACACTGCTGCAATCGCGCGAGCCAATCCTGTCGCCGCGTTTTGCACCGGATGGCAAACGTATTGCCTACGTGTCGTTCGAGCAGAAGCGTCCGCGCATTTTCATGCAGAACATCGACACCGGTCGCCGTGAGCAGATCACCAACTTCGAAGGCCTGAATGGTGCGCCGGCATGGTCGCCGGATGGTCAGCGCCTGGCGTTCGTACTGTCGAAAGACGGCAACCCGGACATTTATGTGATGAACCTGGGTTCGCGTCAGATCAGTCGCGTCACCAACGGTCAGGGCATCAACACCGAACCGTTCTGGGGTAAGGATGGTTCGACCATCTACTTCACCTCCGACCGTGGCGGCAAGCCACAGATCTACAAAACCAGTGCAAGCGGTGGTGGTGCGGAGCGTGTGACCTTCATCGGTAACTACAACGCCAACCCTAAACTGTCGGCCGATGAAAAGACCCTGGTGATGATCCATCGTCAGGAAGGCTTCACTAATTTCAAGGTGGCGGCCCAGGATTTGCAGCGAGGTAGTGTAAAGATCCTCACTGATAGCACTCTGGACGAGTCGCCTACTGTTGCGCCCAACGGCACCATGGTAATCTACGCCACCCGCCAGCAGGGCCGGGGAGTCTTGATGCTCGTGTCCATTAATGGACGCGTGAGGCTCCCGCTTCCTACCGCACAAGGCGAAGTCAGAGAACCGTCCTGGTCCCCTTACCTGAACTGA
- the pal gene encoding peptidoglycan-associated lipoprotein Pal, with the protein MEMLKFGKFAALALAMAVAVGCSSKGGDNAGEGAVDPNAGYGANTGAVDGSLSEEAALRAITTFYFEYDSSDLKPEAMRALDVHAKDLKANGARVVLEGNTDERGTREYNMALGERRAKAVQRYLVLQGVSPAQLELVSYGEERPVATGNDEQSWAQNRRVELRK; encoded by the coding sequence ATGGAAATGCTGAAGTTTGGTAAATTTGCTGCGCTGGCTCTGGCCATGGCTGTAGCTGTAGGTTGCTCGTCCAAAGGCGGCGACAACGCCGGTGAAGGCGCTGTAGATCCAAACGCTGGTTACGGCGCTAACACTGGTGCAGTTGACGGCTCCCTGAGCGAAGAAGCTGCTCTGCGCGCAATCACCACCTTCTACTTCGAATACGACAGCTCGGACCTGAAGCCAGAAGCCATGCGCGCTCTGGACGTTCACGCCAAAGACCTGAAAGCAAACGGCGCTCGCGTTGTTCTGGAAGGCAACACCGACGAACGTGGTACTCGTGAGTACAACATGGCACTGGGCGAGCGTCGTGCGAAAGCCGTTCAGCGCTACCTGGTACTGCAAGGTGTTTCCCCAGCTCAGCTGGAACTGGTTTCCTACGGCGAAGAGCGTCCAGTTGCTACCGGCAACGACGAGCAGTCCTGGGCTCAAAACCGTCGCGTCGAACTGCGTAAGTAA